The Bacteroidales bacterium genome contains the following window.
ATATTCGCCTACCCTCTCCATATTTACGTTTTGTATATTTGAAATATGAAACCTGCATTATTACCGACAAGTTTTCAACTAAGAAAATACCACACAATACAGGGATTAAAAGCTCTTTTCTGATTAATACAGCGTAAACAGCTATAATTCCACCAATTGTCAAGCTTCCTGTATCTCCCATAAATACCTGTGCAGGGTATGAGTTGTACCATAAAAAACCAACCATAGCTCCAATGAATGAGGCGATGAATACGACCAATTCGCCAGTATCCGGTATATAAAATATATTCAGATAGTTTGCATAAATGATGTTACCCGACAGATAAGCCAAAACTCCGAGCGTAACACCCATTATTGCGCTACTCCCAGTTGCGAGTCCGTCTAGCCCGTCGGTTATGTTGGCTCCGTTAGACACAGCAGTTACAATAAATATCACAACAGCTATAAACACCACCCACGACCATTTTTCAGCATTTTTGTCGCTTAGGAAAAACAGAAGTCCCTTGTAATCGCCACTATTGTTTTTAAAGAATGGTACGTTGGTTTGTGTGGTTTTTAAGTCAGCCTGTGGCGTGTCGATTTCGCTAACAATAGCTGTCTCTGGCACAGCTGTTGTATCTCTTATAACAATGCCAGGGTGTAGCCACATGGTTAACCCAACTATTAATCCTAAACTAACTTGCCCTATTATTTTGAATTTACCGGCTAATCCTTTTTTATTCTTTTTTAACACTTTGATATAGTCATCTATAAAACCGATAGTACCCATTAGTAGAGTGGTTATTAGCATTAAGATTATGTAAATGTTGTGAATTTTTGCAAATAAAAGCGTTGGTATTATTATCGAGGCAATGATAATTATACCACCCATTGTAGGCGTACCTTTTTTTTGCATTTGTCCCTCTAAGCCTAAATCTCGGATAGTTTCGCCTATCTGTTTCTTTTGTAGGAATTGAATAAGCCGTTTCCCGTAAACAATT
Protein-coding sequences here:
- a CDS encoding phospho-N-acetylmuramoyl-pentapeptide-transferase, with translation MFYYLGEFLYDMGVPGSGLYQYITVRAALTFSVSLIISIVYGKRLIQFLQKKQIGETIRDLGLEGQMQKKGTPTMGGIIIIASIIIPTLLFAKIHNIYIILMLITTLLMGTIGFIDDYIKVLKKNKKGLAGKFKIIGQVSLGLIVGLTMWLHPGIVIRDTTAVPETAIVSEIDTPQADLKTTQTNVPFFKNNSGDYKGLLFFLSDKNAEKWSWVVFIAVVIFIVTAVSNGANITDGLDGLATGSSAIMGVTLGVLAYLSGNIIYANYLNIFYIPDTGELVVFIASFIGAMVGFLWYNSYPAQVFMGDTGSLTIGGIIAVYAVLIRKELLIPVLCGIFLVENLSVIMQVSYFKYTKRKYGEGRRI